In Hyphomicrobiales bacterium, a single window of DNA contains:
- a CDS encoding hemerythrin domain-containing protein: MTPTTMPSPDVTEKHPAAGIANTMQHYLREQARFCDRLETMADLLPDGVNDRDCLLMAQNIVPLVKRAHEFEEQTVYPLLAATPDMTPELLATLERLRFEHLGDEEFAGDLCVSLRQFVTDRERCNVESLAWMLRGFFESLRRHVAFEREHVLPLVEKHAA; encoded by the coding sequence ATGACGCCCACCACAATGCCATCCCCCGACGTCACTGAAAAACATCCGGCCGCAGGCATTGCCAACACCATGCAGCACTATCTGCGGGAGCAGGCGCGCTTCTGCGATCGCCTGGAAACAATGGCGGATTTGCTGCCCGATGGCGTCAATGACCGTGACTGCCTTCTCATGGCGCAGAACATCGTGCCGCTGGTCAAGCGGGCTCACGAGTTCGAGGAACAGACCGTCTATCCCCTCCTCGCGGCCACCCCGGACATGACGCCGGAACTGCTGGCCACACTCGAGCGGCTCCGTTTTGAGCATCTGGGTGACGAGGAATTTGCCGGAGATCTGTGTGTTTCCCTGCGGCAGTTCGTCACCGACCGGGAGCGGTGCAACGTCGAATCACTCGCGTGGATGTTGCGCGGCTTCTTTGAAAGCCTGCGCCGCCACGTCGCCTTTGAACGCGAGCACGTGCTGCCGCTGGTGGAGAAACACGCCGCATGA
- the ccoN gene encoding cytochrome-c oxidase, cbb3-type subunit I has protein sequence MRNGTSAIAVAVAAFLALLGAALGQDALFKVHFWIAFTVLALGAVFMFRRVSFGPAGAAALAADTTGYNDDVVRWGVIATLFWGTAGLLVGVLVASQLAWPALNIQPFFNFGRLRPLHTSAVVFAFGGNALICTAFYVVQRTTRARLWGGWLPSFVFWGYQFFIVLAATGYLLGITQGREYAEPEWYVDLWLTVVWVAFLLVFLGTLITRKEPHIYVANWFYLSMIVTIAMLHLVNNMAVPVSFLGVKSYSAFSGVQDALTQWWYGHNAVGFFLTAGFLGMMYYFVPKQAGRPVYSYRLSIVHFWALIFMYIWAGPHHLHYTALPDWAQTLGMVFSVMLWMPSWGGMINGLMTLSGAWDKLRTDPVLRMLVMSLAFYGMSTFEGPLMSVKAVNGLSHYTDWTIGHVHSGALGWVGMVTFGALYFLTPKLWNRKQLYSLRLVNWHFWLATLGIVVYAGVMWVSGIMQGLMWREYDEQGFLVYSFAETTAAMHPYYVMRVVGGLLYLVGMLVMIYNVYKTIRGDVRAEVPMGAEAPALKPAE, from the coding sequence ATGAGAAACGGTACATCTGCAATCGCTGTCGCTGTGGCAGCCTTTCTGGCACTTTTGGGTGCCGCGTTAGGGCAAGATGCTCTCTTCAAGGTCCACTTCTGGATCGCTTTCACGGTGCTGGCACTCGGCGCCGTGTTCATGTTCCGCCGCGTGAGCTTCGGCCCCGCTGGCGCCGCTGCCTTGGCGGCGGATACGACAGGATATAATGACGATGTCGTCCGCTGGGGGGTCATCGCCACGCTCTTCTGGGGCACGGCCGGCCTTCTGGTCGGTGTGCTCGTGGCCTCGCAGCTCGCGTGGCCCGCACTCAACATTCAGCCCTTCTTCAATTTCGGACGCTTGCGCCCGCTGCACACGTCCGCAGTGGTCTTCGCGTTCGGCGGCAACGCGCTGATCTGCACGGCCTTCTATGTCGTGCAGCGCACCACGCGCGCCCGTCTCTGGGGCGGCTGGCTTCCGTCCTTCGTGTTCTGGGGCTACCAGTTCTTCATTGTCCTGGCCGCCACCGGCTATCTCCTGGGCATCACCCAGGGCCGCGAATACGCCGAACCCGAATGGTATGTTGACCTGTGGCTCACAGTGGTCTGGGTCGCCTTCCTTCTCGTCTTTCTCGGCACGTTGATCACCCGCAAGGAACCCCACATCTACGTGGCCAACTGGTTCTACCTGTCGATGATCGTCACCATCGCCATGCTTCACCTCGTGAACAACATGGCTGTTCCGGTGTCCTTCCTCGGCGTCAAGAGCTACTCCGCCTTCTCGGGCGTGCAGGATGCGCTGACGCAGTGGTGGTACGGCCACAACGCCGTGGGCTTCTTCCTCACGGCTGGCTTCCTTGGCATGATGTACTACTTCGTGCCCAAGCAGGCTGGCCGTCCGGTCTACTCCTACCGCCTGTCGATCGTGCACTTCTGGGCCCTGATCTTCATGTACATCTGGGCCGGTCCGCACCATCTGCACTACACCGCTCTGCCGGATTGGGCGCAGACCCTTGGCATGGTCTTCTCGGTCATGCTGTGGATGCCCTCCTGGGGTGGCATGATCAACGGCCTCATGACGCTTTCGGGCGCCTGGGACAAGCTCCGCACGGACCCCGTGCTGCGCATGCTGGTGATGTCGCTTGCCTTCTACGGCATGTCCACCTTCGAAGGTCCGCTGATGTCGGTGAAGGCCGTGAACGGTCTGTCGCACTACACGGACTGGACCATCGGCCACGTGCACTCCGGTGCCCTCGGCTGGGTCGGCATGGTGACGTTCGGCGCCCTGTACTTCCTGACGCCGAAGCTCTGGAACCGCAAGCAGCTCTACAGCCTGCGCCTGGTCAACTGGCACTTCTGGCTGGCGACCCTCGGCATCGTTGTCTATGCCGGTGTCATGTGGGTGTCCGGCATCATGCAGGGCCTGATGTGGCGCGAGTATGATGAGCAGGGCTTCCTGGTCTACAGCTTCGCCGAAACCACCGCTGCCATGCATCCCTACTACGTGATGCGCGTCGTCGGCGGCCTGCTGTACCTCGTCGGCATGCTGGTCATGATCTACAACGTCTACAAGACCATCCGCGGCGACGTGCGTGCGGAAGTCCCGATGGGTGCCGAAGCGCCCGCCCTGAAGCCTGCCGAATAA
- the ccoO gene encoding cytochrome-c oxidase, cbb3-type subunit II yields MATNNAPALGFHSKIERNVTLLLVLSLLVVTIGGIVEIAPLFWLQNTIEKVTGMRPYSPLELAGRNIYIREGCYVCHSQMIRPFRDEVERYGHYSLAAESMFDHPFQWGSKRTGPDLARVGAKYSNDWHVQHLKNPRDVVPESIMPPYAFLASNELDPQAIGAHLKTLTVVGVPYSQEQIDNAAADMVAQADPNQDGAGVTARYPKANIGNFDGDAAKLTEMDALVAYLQVLGTLVDFSAYKPEENER; encoded by the coding sequence ATGGCTACCAACAACGCACCTGCGCTCGGCTTCCACAGCAAGATCGAACGCAATGTCACGCTGCTCCTCGTCCTGTCGCTCCTCGTGGTGACAATCGGCGGCATCGTGGAAATCGCTCCGCTGTTCTGGCTTCAGAACACCATTGAGAAGGTGACGGGCATGCGCCCCTACTCGCCTCTCGAACTGGCGGGCCGCAACATCTACATCCGCGAAGGCTGCTACGTCTGCCATTCGCAGATGATCCGCCCCTTCCGTGACGAGGTGGAGCGCTATGGACACTACAGCCTCGCGGCCGAGTCCATGTTCGACCACCCCTTCCAGTGGGGTTCCAAGCGCACGGGCCCGGATCTCGCCCGTGTCGGCGCCAAGTACTCGAACGACTGGCATGTGCAGCATCTGAAGAATCCGCGCGACGTTGTGCCGGAATCGATCATGCCGCCCTACGCTTTCCTCGCCAGCAATGAACTTGATCCGCAGGCGATCGGCGCACACCTCAAGACACTGACGGTCGTGGGCGTGCCCTACAGCCAGGAACAGATCGACAATGCTGCTGCCGACATGGTGGCGCAGGCCGATCCGAACCAGGATGGCGCCGGCGTGACCGCGCGCTACCCGAAGGCCAATATCGGCAACTTCGACGGCGATGCCGCGAAGCTCACCGAAATGGATGCCCTCGTGGCCTACCTGCAGGTACTTGGAACACTCGTCGACTTCTCGGCCTACAAGCCGGAAGAGAACGAACGCTGA
- a CDS encoding cbb3-type cytochrome c oxidase subunit 3, whose product MNVDYHAMRTFADSWGLLFMFLVFLLVIWMAVRPSAKPAHDEAANIPFKE is encoded by the coding sequence ATGAACGTTGACTATCACGCCATGCGGACCTTCGCCGACAGCTGGGGCCTGCTCTTCATGTTCCTCGTCTTCCTGCTCGTCATCTGGATGGCCGTGCGACCCTCGGCCAAGCCTGCCCACGACGAAGCAGCCAATATCCCTTTCAAGGAGTAA